One window of Erwinia aphidicola genomic DNA carries:
- the bamD gene encoding outer membrane protein assembly factor BamD produces MTRMKYLVAAATLSLALAGCSGSKDVVPDSPPSEIYATAQQKLQDGNFKGAITQLEALDNRYPFGPYSQQVQLDLIYAYYKNADLPLAQAAIDRFMRLNPTHPNIDYVIYMRGLTDMALDDSALQGFFGIDRSDRDPTHARDAFKDFSQLLRGYPNSQYATDARKRLVFLKDRLAKYELSVAEFYTKREAYVAVVNRVEQMLKDYPDTQATRTALPLMENAYRQLQLNAEAERVAKIIAANQA; encoded by the coding sequence ATGACGCGTATGAAATATCTGGTGGCTGCAGCCACGTTGAGCCTGGCATTAGCTGGATGTTCCGGCTCCAAGGATGTGGTGCCAGACAGCCCACCTTCCGAGATTTATGCCACTGCCCAGCAAAAACTGCAGGACGGTAACTTTAAAGGAGCAATAACGCAACTGGAAGCGCTCGATAACCGCTATCCTTTCGGCCCTTACTCCCAGCAAGTTCAGCTAGACCTGATCTACGCTTACTATAAAAATGCCGATTTGCCGCTGGCGCAGGCCGCTATCGACCGCTTTATGCGCCTGAACCCGACCCATCCGAACATTGATTACGTGATCTATATGCGTGGCCTGACGGACATGGCGCTGGATGACAGCGCATTGCAGGGCTTTTTTGGTATCGACCGCTCAGACCGCGATCCAACCCATGCGCGTGATGCATTCAAAGACTTCTCGCAGCTGCTGCGTGGCTATCCAAACAGCCAGTATGCGACGGATGCACGCAAGCGCCTGGTGTTCCTGAAAGATCGCCTGGCGAAATATGAGCTATCCGTGGCGGAATTCTACACTAAACGCGAGGCATATGTCGCTGTGGTTAACCGTGTAGAGCAAATGCTGAAAGATTATCCGGATACTCAGGCAACCCGAACAGCTCTGCCACTGATGGAAAATGCTTACCGTCAGCTGCAGTTGAACGCGGAAGCCGAGCGCGTAGCAAAAATCATTGCCGCTAATCAGGCCTGA
- the raiA gene encoding ribosome-associated translation inhibitor RaiA — protein MVLNITSKQMEITPAIRQHVEDRLAKLEKWQTHLINPHIVLSKEPKEFVADANINTPNGPLIASAKHEDMYTAINDLINKLERQLNKVQHKGEARRANASVKDLSVVEADEE, from the coding sequence ATGGTTCTGAACATTACCAGTAAACAAATGGAAATTACTCCGGCAATTCGCCAGCATGTCGAAGACCGTCTAGCCAAGCTTGAAAAGTGGCAAACCCACCTGATAAACCCGCACATTGTTCTTTCGAAGGAGCCGAAGGAGTTTGTTGCCGATGCGAACATCAACACGCCCAACGGTCCGCTGATTGCCAGTGCTAAACATGAAGATATGTATACCGCAATCAATGACCTGATCAACAAACTGGAGCGTCAGCTGAACAAGGTTCAGCATAAAGGCGAAGCGCGCCGCGCTAACGCCAGCGTGAAAGACCTCAGCGTGGTTGAGGCTGACGAAGAATAA
- the pheL gene encoding pheA operon leader peptide PheL, with the protein MKSAPFFFAFFFTFP; encoded by the coding sequence ATGAAATCAGCTCCGTTTTTCTTCGCATTCTTTTTTACCTTCCCCTGA
- the pheA gene encoding bifunctional chorismate mutase/prephenate dehydratase, protein MNSENPLLALRGKISALDEQLLSLLAQRRALAVEVAEAKMATHRPIRDIDRERDLLEHLITLGKGHKLDAHYITRLFQQIIEDSVLTQQALLQKQLNNTNPHSARIAFLGPKGSYSHLASRHYAARHFDSFIESGCLKFHDIFNQVETGQADYAVLPVENTTSGSITDVYDLLQQTSLSIVGEITIPIDHCVLVSGNTTLQEIETVYSHPQPFQQCSQFVNRYPHWKIEYTESTAAAMEKVAAMNSPKVAALGSEAGGELYSLQVLERNLANQRQNITRFIVLARKPIEVSLQVPAKTTLIMATGQQAGALVEALLVLRKHNLTMSKLESRPINGNPWQEMFYIDFQGNLRNDDVQEALRELAPITRSLKVLGCYPGENVVAVDPQ, encoded by the coding sequence ATGAACTCCGAAAACCCTTTGCTTGCTCTGCGCGGTAAGATCAGCGCACTGGACGAACAACTGCTGTCGCTGCTGGCACAGCGCCGCGCGCTGGCGGTAGAAGTTGCCGAGGCCAAAATGGCCACGCACCGCCCGATCCGTGACATCGACCGCGAGCGCGATCTGCTCGAACATCTGATCACCCTGGGTAAAGGCCACAAGCTGGATGCGCATTACATCACGCGCCTGTTCCAGCAAATTATTGAAGACTCCGTTTTGACCCAGCAGGCGCTGCTGCAAAAACAGCTGAACAATACTAACCCGCATTCGGCACGCATCGCCTTCCTTGGGCCAAAAGGTTCATATTCTCACCTGGCGTCACGCCACTATGCCGCCCGCCATTTCGACAGCTTTATTGAGAGCGGCTGCCTGAAGTTCCACGATATCTTTAATCAGGTCGAAACCGGCCAGGCAGATTACGCGGTGCTGCCGGTGGAGAATACCACCTCGGGTTCCATTACCGATGTGTATGACCTGCTGCAGCAGACCAGCCTGTCTATCGTGGGTGAAATTACTATCCCTATCGACCACTGCGTGCTGGTATCCGGCAATACCACGCTGCAGGAAATCGAAACGGTTTACAGTCATCCACAGCCTTTCCAGCAGTGCAGCCAGTTTGTTAACCGCTATCCGCACTGGAAAATTGAGTACACCGAAAGCACCGCAGCCGCGATGGAAAAAGTGGCCGCGATGAACTCACCCAAAGTCGCCGCTCTGGGCAGTGAAGCCGGTGGCGAGCTTTACAGCCTTCAGGTGCTGGAGCGTAATCTGGCCAACCAGCGTCAAAACATCACCCGGTTTATTGTGCTGGCGCGCAAGCCGATTGAAGTGTCGCTCCAGGTTCCAGCCAAAACCACGCTGATTATGGCCACTGGCCAGCAGGCGGGTGCGCTGGTTGAAGCCCTGCTGGTATTGCGCAAGCACAATCTGACCATGAGCAAGCTGGAGTCGCGCCCGATTAACGGCAACCCGTGGCAGGAGATGTTTTACATCGACTTCCAGGGCAACCTGCGCAATGACGACGTGCAGGAAGCACTGCGCGAGCTGGCCCCAATCACCCGCTCGCTGAAAGTGCTTGGCTGCTATCCGGGCGAGAACGTGGTCGCCGTCGACCCGCAGTAA
- the tyrA gene encoding bifunctional chorismate mutase/prephenate dehydrogenase, translating into MVAELTALRDQIDEVDKALLDLLAKRLELVAEVGEVKSRYGLPIYVPEREATMLASRRAEAEKLGVPPDLIEDVLRRVMRESYTSENDKGFKTLCPELRPVVIVGGKGQMGRLFEKMLTLSGYQVQILDKGDWDNAAAMLANAGMVIISVPIHLTEQVIGELPPLAPDCILVDLASVKNKPLQAMLAAHSGPVLGLHPMFGPDSGSLAKQVVVWCDGRQPEAYQWFLEQIQVWGARLHRISAVEHDQNMAFIQALRHFATFAYGLHLAEENVQLEQLLALSSPIYRLELAMVGRLFAQDPQLYADIIMSSESNLALIKRYYQRFGEAIKLLEHGDKQAFIDSFRRVEHWFGDYAKRFQAESRTLLRQANDSRA; encoded by the coding sequence ATGGTGGCTGAACTGACCGCGCTACGCGATCAAATCGACGAAGTGGATAAAGCGCTGCTGGACCTGCTGGCAAAACGGCTGGAGCTGGTAGCGGAAGTGGGCGAGGTGAAGAGCCGCTACGGATTACCGATTTATGTCCCGGAACGTGAGGCCACGATGCTGGCCTCGCGCCGCGCCGAGGCTGAAAAGCTTGGCGTACCGCCGGACCTGATCGAAGATGTGCTGCGCCGCGTGATGCGTGAATCCTACACCAGTGAAAATGATAAGGGCTTTAAAACCCTGTGTCCTGAGCTGCGTCCGGTGGTGATCGTCGGCGGTAAAGGGCAGATGGGGCGGCTGTTTGAAAAGATGCTCACGCTCTCCGGTTACCAGGTGCAGATCCTCGACAAAGGGGACTGGGACAATGCTGCGGCGATGCTGGCGAATGCCGGGATGGTGATTATCAGCGTGCCTATCCACCTCACCGAGCAGGTGATTGGCGAACTGCCGCCGCTGGCGCCGGACTGCATTCTGGTTGATCTCGCTTCGGTGAAGAATAAACCGCTGCAGGCGATGCTGGCAGCACACTCTGGCCCGGTATTGGGCTTGCACCCGATGTTTGGGCCGGACAGCGGCAGCCTGGCTAAGCAGGTTGTGGTCTGGTGCGATGGCCGCCAGCCGGAAGCCTACCAGTGGTTCCTCGAACAGATTCAGGTTTGGGGCGCACGCCTGCACCGCATCAGCGCGGTGGAGCACGATCAAAATATGGCGTTTATTCAGGCGCTGCGCCACTTTGCGACCTTTGCTTATGGCCTGCACCTGGCCGAAGAGAACGTGCAGCTGGAGCAGTTACTGGCGCTCTCGTCACCGATTTACCGCCTGGAGCTGGCGATGGTCGGGCGGCTGTTTGCGCAGGACCCGCAGCTTTACGCTGACATCATTATGTCGTCGGAAAGCAACCTGGCGCTGATTAAGCGATATTATCAGCGCTTTGGCGAGGCGATTAAGCTGCTGGAGCATGGCGATAAGCAGGCATTTATTGACAGCTTCCGCCGCGTGGAACACTGGTTTGGCGACTACGCTAAACGCTTCCAGGCGGAAAGCCGCACGCTGCTGCGTCAGGCTAACGACAGCAGAGCGTAG
- a CDS encoding 3-deoxy-7-phosphoheptulonate synthase → MQKDALNNVHIANEQVLITPEELKKQFPLNSVLEGQIAASRQTISDIISGKDHRLLVVCGPCSIHDTEAALAYARDLKALADQVGDQLYIVMRVYFEKPRTTVGWKGLINDPHMDNTFDMEAGLHIARQLLLNLVEMGLPLATEALDPNSPQYLGDLFSWSAIGARTTESQTHREMASGLSMPVGFKNGTDGSLGTAINAMRAAAMPHRFVGINQAGQVCLLQTQGNPDGHVILRGGKKPNYGPEDVAQCEKEMQQAGLRPALMIDCSHGNSNKDFRRQSGVAESAVAQIKDGNRSIIGLMLESNIHEGNQSSEQPRSDMRYGVSVTDACINWETTESLLREIHQDLNGVLAARLSQEG, encoded by the coding sequence ATGCAAAAAGATGCGCTGAATAATGTACATATTGCCAACGAACAGGTGCTGATTACCCCGGAAGAACTGAAAAAGCAGTTCCCGCTGAATAGCGTGCTGGAGGGGCAGATTGCCGCTTCACGCCAGACTATTTCTGACATCATCAGCGGGAAAGATCATCGCCTGCTGGTGGTGTGCGGTCCGTGTTCCATTCACGATACCGAAGCGGCTCTCGCCTATGCGCGTGACCTGAAAGCGCTGGCGGATCAGGTTGGCGATCAGCTGTACATCGTGATGCGCGTCTACTTTGAAAAGCCACGTACCACCGTGGGCTGGAAAGGGCTGATCAACGATCCTCATATGGATAACACTTTTGATATGGAAGCCGGCCTGCATATTGCGCGCCAGCTGCTGCTCAATCTGGTGGAGATGGGCCTGCCGCTGGCAACCGAAGCGCTGGATCCAAACAGCCCACAGTACCTGGGGGATCTGTTCAGTTGGTCTGCGATTGGCGCCCGTACCACTGAATCCCAGACGCACCGCGAAATGGCTTCTGGCCTGTCAATGCCGGTTGGCTTCAAAAACGGCACCGACGGCAGCCTGGGTACCGCGATTAACGCCATGCGCGCTGCGGCCATGCCACACCGCTTTGTCGGTATCAATCAGGCAGGGCAGGTGTGCCTGTTACAGACTCAGGGCAACCCGGACGGGCATGTGATCCTGCGCGGTGGTAAAAAGCCTAACTACGGCCCGGAAGACGTGGCGCAGTGTGAAAAAGAGATGCAGCAGGCGGGACTCCGCCCCGCCTTGATGATAGATTGCAGTCATGGCAATTCTAATAAAGATTTCCGTCGCCAGTCGGGCGTTGCCGAGTCTGCGGTTGCGCAGATCAAAGATGGCAACCGCTCAATTATCGGCCTGATGCTGGAAAGTAACATTCACGAAGGCAATCAGTCTTCCGAGCAGCCGCGCAGTGATATGCGCTACGGGGTTTCCGTCACCGATGCCTGCATCAACTGGGAAACCACCGAAAGCCTGCTGCGTGAAATTCATCAGGATCTGAACGGAGTGCTGGCGGCGCGTCTGTCGCAAGAGGGTTAA
- a CDS encoding GNAT family N-acetyltransferase — protein sequence MNLVIRPFAEHDAAAFASAVNHSLDTLIPWMAWAHEDYREEEARQWFRYTHLQRQQGTADELGLFAEDGRLLGGAGIRYPAGAESPAALGYWVRSSEQRKGIARSAVKWLVERAFSQPDIDVIEILAAETNLASRAVAVSAGAELVAVRYGLIVLNSGPVNTAIYHLRRPH from the coding sequence GTGAATTTAGTCATTCGCCCCTTTGCAGAGCACGATGCAGCCGCTTTTGCGAGTGCGGTTAATCACTCTCTGGATACGCTGATCCCATGGATGGCGTGGGCACATGAGGATTATCGGGAGGAAGAGGCCCGTCAGTGGTTCCGCTATACCCATCTGCAACGTCAACAGGGCACTGCGGACGAGCTGGGCCTGTTTGCAGAAGATGGTCGCCTGCTGGGCGGCGCGGGGATACGCTATCCGGCTGGCGCGGAGAGCCCGGCGGCGCTCGGCTACTGGGTGCGCAGCAGCGAACAGCGTAAGGGAATTGCCCGCAGCGCCGTAAAATGGCTGGTTGAACGGGCGTTCTCCCAGCCGGATATCGACGTCATTGAGATCCTTGCCGCTGAAACCAATCTTGCCAGCCGTGCTGTCGCGGTAAGTGCCGGCGCGGAATTAGTCGCTGTGCGTTACGGGCTAATCGTGCTGAACAGCGGCCCGGTCAATACCGCCATCTACCACCTTCGCCGCCCGCATTAG
- a CDS encoding GNAT family N-acetyltransferase gives MTQRINQFGQPIGAALPDWQPVAIPAPQALTGRFCRLEPLDAARDAAGLYAAYASAPDGRDWTYLTEERPETLADFHIWLEQRAAEKTFVTFTIFCTQREIPVGLVSYMRIDPVNGSLEIGGVTWSPFMKRTVIGTEALWLMIKHTFDLGYRRCEWKCDALNLPSRNAALRLGFTWEGTFRQMMARKGRTRDSDWFSIIDGEWPAIDKVLTDWLSPQNIDAQGQQRQSLSALMRAAKVVDGGIDRAAVQHD, from the coding sequence GTGACACAGCGTATCAATCAGTTTGGACAGCCCATTGGCGCAGCACTGCCGGACTGGCAGCCCGTTGCTATTCCCGCTCCACAGGCGCTAACCGGCCGCTTTTGCCGCCTGGAACCGCTTGATGCCGCCCGCGATGCGGCTGGCCTTTATGCCGCTTATGCTTCGGCTCCCGATGGCCGCGACTGGACCTATTTAACGGAGGAACGCCCGGAAACCCTGGCTGATTTTCATATCTGGCTCGAGCAGCGCGCCGCGGAGAAAACCTTTGTCACCTTTACCATCTTCTGTACGCAGCGCGAAATTCCGGTAGGACTGGTTTCCTATATGCGCATCGACCCGGTTAATGGATCGCTGGAGATCGGGGGTGTCACCTGGTCGCCATTTATGAAGCGCACGGTGATTGGCACTGAAGCCCTGTGGCTGATGATTAAGCACACTTTTGACCTCGGCTATCGCCGCTGTGAGTGGAAGTGTGATGCGCTGAATCTGCCATCACGCAACGCGGCGCTACGCTTAGGGTTCACCTGGGAGGGCACTTTCCGCCAGATGATGGCACGTAAAGGGCGTACGCGTGACTCCGACTGGTTTTCCATTATTGATGGCGAATGGCCAGCGATCGACAAGGTGCTGACTGACTGGCTGTCCCCGCAGAACATCGATGCGCAGGGGCAGCAGCGACAATCGCTCAGCGCGCTAATGCGGGCGGCGAAGGTGGTAGATGGCGGTATTGACCGGGCCGCTGTTCAGCACGATTAG
- a CDS encoding CTP synthase C-terminal region-related (seleno)protein, which translates to MTYLRLALVGDYRPDAVAHQAIPLAISLAAQALNLDVTPQWLPTETLTDRSMLQDFDAIWLVPGSPYHSDDAAFMTITYARENNVPFLGSCAGFQYAIVEYARNVMGWTDAGHAETASGGRLVIAPLSCSLVEKNGDILIKPDTLLARAYGKSEITEGYHCNFGVNPDFVVELSGYPLRLSAHDRDGDVRAMELPGHKFFAATLFQSERAALRHELSPLLVELLRAASQ; encoded by the coding sequence ATGACCTACCTTCGTTTAGCTCTGGTTGGCGACTACCGTCCCGATGCCGTTGCGCATCAGGCCATCCCCCTGGCCATTTCCCTGGCTGCGCAAGCCCTTAATCTCGACGTTACCCCACAATGGCTACCCACTGAAACCCTGACCGACCGCAGCATGTTGCAGGATTTTGATGCCATCTGGCTGGTGCCGGGCAGCCCGTATCACAGCGATGATGCCGCGTTTATGACGATTACTTATGCGCGAGAGAACAACGTGCCGTTTCTCGGTTCCTGCGCCGGATTTCAGTACGCTATCGTGGAATATGCTCGCAATGTGATGGGCTGGACCGATGCCGGCCATGCCGAAACGGCCAGCGGGGGTCGACTGGTTATTGCGCCGCTGAGCTGTTCGCTGGTCGAGAAAAACGGGGATATTTTGATTAAGCCCGACACGCTGCTGGCGCGGGCCTATGGCAAATCTGAGATAACAGAGGGCTATCACTGTAATTTTGGCGTGAACCCGGATTTTGTTGTCGAGCTGAGCGGCTACCCACTACGCCTCAGCGCGCACGATCGCGATGGCGATGTGCGCGCGATGGAGCTCCCGGGGCATAAGTTTTTCGCCGCCACGCTGTTCCAGTCCGAGCGCGCCGCGCTGCGCCATGAGCTGTCACCACTGCTGGTTGAGCTGCTGCGCGCAGCAAGCCAGTAA
- a CDS encoding DMT family transporter: MRFTPSPSTGVSMKIGGALTSTLMMACVKGLDGAIPVGEVIFFRSSVALIPLFIWLWCQGNILDGIRTRNVKGHFLRGLAGTGGLYFSYLALLYISLTEVTAINYAAPLITVVMAALFLREKVKSHRWVAVIAGFAGIIVMMSGQLFFAREGAFSTLSWLSTLGMILALLAAVCIAGASIQIRYLNGIEKPGAIAFWFAITTTLTSLLTLGFGWSLPNGRQLMLLLGCGLLGGITQILLTLSLKYADASLLAPFDYTTLLWSVFIGYLFWDTLPQSATMIGAGLVVSGGAISLYFERRSRRGITPLNVGG, from the coding sequence ATGCGTTTTACGCCCAGCCCTTCAACCGGCGTGTCGATGAAAATCGGCGGTGCCCTGACCTCTACGCTGATGATGGCCTGCGTGAAAGGATTAGACGGCGCTATCCCGGTTGGAGAGGTGATCTTCTTTCGCTCTTCAGTGGCGCTTATCCCGCTGTTTATCTGGCTGTGGTGCCAGGGCAATATCCTTGACGGTATCCGTACGCGCAATGTTAAAGGACACTTCCTGCGCGGGCTGGCCGGTACAGGGGGGTTGTATTTCAGCTATCTGGCACTGCTGTATATCTCGCTGACTGAGGTCACCGCGATCAATTATGCCGCGCCGCTAATCACGGTGGTCATGGCGGCACTCTTCCTGCGTGAGAAGGTGAAGTCTCATCGCTGGGTCGCGGTCATTGCCGGGTTTGCCGGGATCATCGTGATGATGTCCGGGCAGCTGTTCTTTGCAAGAGAAGGGGCATTCAGCACGCTGAGCTGGCTGTCTACGCTGGGCATGATCCTGGCGCTGCTGGCGGCGGTGTGCATCGCCGGCGCCTCGATTCAGATCCGCTACCTCAACGGCATTGAAAAACCTGGCGCAATTGCCTTCTGGTTCGCCATTACCACCACGCTGACCTCGCTGTTGACCCTGGGTTTTGGCTGGTCACTGCCCAACGGCAGGCAGCTGATGTTGCTGCTGGGCTGCGGACTATTAGGCGGGATAACGCAGATCCTGCTAACGCTGAGCCTGAAATATGCCGATGCCTCGCTGCTGGCACCCTTTGATTACACCACGCTACTCTGGTCGGTGTTTATCGGCTATCTGTTCTGGGACACATTACCGCAGTCGGCAACAATGATTGGCGCGGGGCTGGTGGTCAGCGGGGGAGCGATCTCTCTCTATTTTGAACGGCGCAGTCGGCGGGGGATCACGCCGCTCAACGTCGGCGGATAA
- the rplS gene encoding 50S ribosomal protein L19, with product MSNIIKQIEQEQMKQDVPSFRPGDSVEVKVWVVEGAKKRLQAFEGVVIAIRNRGLHSAFTVRKISNGEGVERVFQTHSPVIDSITVKRRGAVRKAKLYYLRERTGKSARIKERLGAKAAS from the coding sequence ATGAGCAACATTATTAAGCAGATCGAACAAGAACAGATGAAACAGGACGTACCTTCATTCCGTCCGGGTGATTCCGTGGAAGTGAAAGTATGGGTCGTTGAAGGTGCTAAAAAGCGTCTGCAGGCATTCGAGGGCGTGGTTATCGCTATTCGTAACCGCGGTCTGCACTCTGCATTCACTGTTCGCAAAATTTCTAACGGCGAAGGTGTTGAGCGTGTATTCCAGACTCACTCCCCAGTAATCGACTCGATCACTGTGAAACGTCGTGGTGCTGTGCGTAAAGCCAAACTGTACTACCTGCGCGAGCGTACTGGTAAGTCTGCACGTATCAAAGAACGTCTGGGCGCTAAAGCGGCCTCTTAA
- the trmD gene encoding tRNA (guanosine(37)-N1)-methyltransferase TrmD yields MWIGVISLFPEMFRAITDYGVTGRAVKNGLLSIQSWSPRDFAHDRHRTVDERPYGGGPGMLMMVQPLRDAIHAAKAAAGEGAKVIYLSPQGRKLDQDGVCELATNHKLILVCGRYEGIDERVIKTEIDEEWSIGDYVLSGGELPAMTLIDSVSRFIPGVLGKQASAEEDSFSEGLLDCPHYTRPEVLEGMEVPPVLLSGNHADIRRWRLKQSLGRTWLRRPELLENLALTEEQAKLLAEFQREHRQATKHDTAGKA; encoded by the coding sequence ATGTGGATTGGCGTAATCAGCCTGTTTCCTGAAATGTTTCGCGCAATTACCGATTACGGAGTAACTGGCCGGGCAGTAAAAAATGGCCTGCTCAGCATTCAGAGCTGGAGTCCTCGTGACTTCGCTCATGACCGGCACCGTACCGTGGATGAACGTCCTTACGGCGGCGGACCGGGAATGCTAATGATGGTTCAACCCTTACGGGATGCCATCCACGCAGCAAAAGCGGCGGCAGGAGAAGGCGCAAAGGTGATTTATCTGTCACCTCAGGGGCGTAAACTCGATCAAGATGGGGTCTGCGAGCTGGCGACCAACCATAAGTTAATTCTGGTGTGTGGTCGTTATGAAGGGATCGATGAGCGCGTAATCAAAACCGAGATTGACGAAGAGTGGTCGATTGGGGATTACGTACTCAGCGGTGGCGAGCTGCCAGCGATGACGCTGATTGACTCGGTTTCCCGGTTTATTCCGGGAGTGCTGGGGAAACAGGCGTCAGCCGAAGAGGATTCGTTCTCGGAGGGTTTGCTGGATTGCCCACACTACACCCGCCCTGAAGTGTTAGAAGGGATGGAAGTACCGCCAGTTCTGCTGTCGGGCAACCATGCTGATATTCGCCGGTGGCGCCTGAAACAGTCGCTGGGCCGTACCTGGCTTAGAAGACCTGAACTTCTGGAAAACCTGGCTCTGACTGAAGAGCAAGCAAAGTTGCTGGCTGAGTTCCAACGGGAACATCGCCAGGCAACAAAACATGATACGGCTGGAAAGGCATAA
- the rimM gene encoding ribosome maturation factor RimM (Essential for efficient processing of 16S rRNA) — protein MSKQLTAQPPANPLILGKMGSAYGIRGWLKVFSSTEDAESIFDYQPWFIQRAGQWQLVELEGWKRHNQDMIIKVKGIDDRDAAGLLTNCEIVVDSEQLPELESGDYYWKDLMGCQVVTTEGYELGKVIDMMETGSNDVLVVKANLKDAFGAQERLIPFLDEQVIKNVDLTTRTIKVDWDPGF, from the coding sequence ATGAGCAAGCAACTCACCGCCCAGCCTCCCGCTAACCCGTTAATTCTGGGGAAGATGGGCTCGGCCTACGGTATTCGTGGTTGGCTCAAAGTGTTTTCCTCCACCGAAGACGCTGAAAGCATTTTTGACTATCAGCCGTGGTTTATCCAACGTGCGGGTCAATGGCAGCTTGTCGAGCTGGAAGGCTGGAAGCGCCACAATCAGGACATGATCATCAAAGTCAAAGGCATTGACGATCGTGATGCTGCGGGTCTGCTGACCAATTGCGAAATTGTCGTGGATTCAGAGCAACTGCCGGAACTGGAAAGCGGCGACTATTACTGGAAAGACCTGATGGGCTGCCAGGTAGTCACCACTGAAGGATACGAGCTGGGTAAAGTCATCGATATGATGGAAACCGGTTCAAACGACGTTCTCGTCGTCAAGGCTAACCTGAAGGATGCATTTGGTGCGCAGGAGCGGTTAATTCCGTTCCTCGATGAACAGGTTATCAAGAATGTCGATCTCACTACTCGCACCATCAAAGTAGATTGGGATCCTGGTTTTTGA
- the rpsP gene encoding 30S ribosomal protein S16, whose protein sequence is MVTIRLARHGAKKRPFYQVVVTDSRNARNGRFIERVGFFNPIASGQAEPLRLDLDRIEHWVGQGATLSDRVNALIKQAKKAA, encoded by the coding sequence ATGGTAACAATTCGTTTGGCACGTCACGGCGCTAAAAAGCGTCCGTTTTATCAGGTAGTCGTAACCGACAGCCGTAATGCTCGCAACGGTCGCTTCATCGAGCGCGTTGGCTTCTTCAACCCGATCGCTTCAGGTCAGGCTGAGCCACTGCGTCTGGATCTGGACCGCATTGAGCACTGGGTTGGCCAGGGCGCTACTCTGTCTGATCGCGTTAACGCGCTGATCAAACAAGCTAAGAAAGCAGCTTAA